In Chrysemys picta bellii isolate R12L10 chromosome 22, ASM1138683v2, whole genome shotgun sequence, the genomic stretch atgcaaaGCTCTGAGGGCACCGGGGCCTCCTGGGGaagctccctctgccccccgtTTGCTGGGGCAGGTTCTGCCAGGCCACGTGGGCGCTTCCCCCTGTGCCATTCAGAACATCCACTGAGCCCAAAGCACCAAGCCCAgcccaggaggagagggagaatCTCCCGGGGCAGTAGAGGGGCTATGatacacagggagggagggggtcgTCAGACTCCCTCCAGTAGAGGACACCCTGCTCATTTAGACAGCTACAGGCATCAGCCCACACGGACAAGTGGTGGTGGCAAAAGGCGATGGGGATTTATTAACAGCGTGTAAAACAGAGCCAGGCACGGGGTGTATTACCCCCACCCACAGTCTCGGTCTCTGCGGAGGGAAAGCCGGGTCTCTCTCCACCCCCTCGCCGCCCGAGTCAGGGCAGTTATTGGCCCGAGGGGTTCACTCTCCTTTCTCTGCCCGGGTGAGGGCCTCTCGGAGCTCTTCAGGGCGGAAGACACCAAGCTCCGTGATGATGCCTCCAGTGATGAGCTCGTGCGGCGTGACGTCGAAAGCCGGGTTCCAAACACCGATCCCTTGGCAGGAGAAAAACAGAGACACCGTGAGCCACTCAGCAACGTGACATAAATATCCAACCAAGAATTCCCCCTTTGGCCCAATATCGCTGCCTCCTCTTGCACCAAGACAGCCTGCTGGTCCACAATACTGTTCGGGGACGTGCCCCCACTGCAGTACCTGGCGCTGCGATCCTCACTCCATTGACGTCCGTCAGCTCCTGACTTGGCCGCTCCTCAATCACGATTTCAGCCCCTTCTGCCAAGCTCAGGTCACATGAGGTGCTAGGGGCCGCCACGTAGAAGGGGATCCCATGATGCTTTGCAGCGATGGCCAGCTGGTAGGTGCCCACTTTGTTGGCCGTGTCGCCGTTGGCCACCACCCGGTCGGCTCCCACGATGACAGCTGGGCGAGAGAATGCAACGTTTAAAGTCCTGGAGAGGCGATTCCCGTGCCACATGACCACCAAGGAGTCAGCATTGAGATGGCCACCTTAGTATTTGTGAGATCCTATCGCggtcccctcctccagccccctccctgctgctggtcAGCCTTGTGGCTGGCAGACCCCAATCCTCCCGCACCACCCAGGGACTGCACAGGGCCCCTACGAAGCAGTTCTATGGAGCACCCAGCATGATTCTCCGAGAGGCAGGGATGTCCAGGGGAAAGGACACCATGCTGGAAGAACACTGGGATTTTATTCCTGAAGCCATCgcccctctctatgcctcagcgTGTCCACCCCCCTCATAGACGGGGGACAATGCTACTAATACACCGGACTTGTGTAAAGTCCTGTGAGCTCCGGGGATGAAGTGCCCTACATTGAGAAATAGGTGTTACTGTGTCAGCCATGTGCCAGGCAGAGCTGGTGCTGGCTCCTGTAGGTGTCATGATGCTGGATGAGAGGGATCTACTGATGTATTGACTCCTGTGAGCGTGCACCCCAAAGACTCAACCAAGATGGGTCCCCATCGCACTGGGCACGGCCCAGACGTCTCCCCTCTGACCGAGACCGGGGCACCATTGTGCGTGATGCTGCACAGGCCCCGGCCGAGATCGGGGTTTCATCCTGCCGCTTTGCAGGTGCCCGCCcttgactgagatcagggctctaTCATGCCAGACTCCAGGATggcccctgccttgaagagctcacCCGCTGAACTCCACATCTCCTAACAAGGCCAGCTGGTGCCTGAGGTGGTGGGGTTCACTCACCCGACACGCCCTTCTCCTTCATGGCCACAGAGACCATGCTATCCGCAATGAGCGTGGCCGGGATGTGCTCGTACACCAGCTCGTAGGCCGTCAGCCGCGCCCCCTGGTTGTACGGCCGCGTCTCCGTGCAGTAGACGTGCTCCAGACAACCCAGGGCGTGCAAAGAGCGGATGACACCTGCAAGGCGAGAGGGGGATCGTGAACGGTGAGGGCAAGAGGTTAGTGAGTTGGAGACCGCGGGTTAGTGGTCACAGCAGGGTAGCAGGACCCCTGGGGTGAATTCCCCTGacctgggaggggaatggggtctagttcTCAAAACAaaggttgggagtcaggactcctgggttctactccctgGGTCTAAgtaggggggtggagggtggactAGTGATTAAAGCAGAGGgaactggaagtcaggactcctgggttctctggctctgggtggggtctagtggtaaGACCCGACTCTACTTTGCAGTCCTGGCGGAACCCCCCCTCTTCCTCCAACCCAATCTTTACAGGCAATGTGGCTCGCCCTGGTGTGGGCAGAttgccccccctccagccccacataCCCAGCGCGGTGCCATAGCCGGCGGTGGCCAGGGAGCCGGTGTTGCAGTGGGTCAGCACCGTCACCTTGTCCTGCGGTGACGCCTGGAGCAGGTGGCGCGCCCCGTGCTCCCCGATGCTCCTGTTGTCCCGCAGATCTTTCTCTAGCATGGCCTCTGCCCACTGGATgacgctggggggtggggggaaggttagGGCACGGCTCCCTCGAccccagggaagggaaggggccgTGGGCCTGGCTCTCACCTCTCCCGCAGGCTCTCGGCTGTGGCCCCCTCACGCTGGGCCTCCTGGGAAGCAAAAGCCCCCAGCTCCTCGGCCGCCCGCGCCATGTTCACCGCCGTGGGGCGCGCAGTCACCAGGTAGCGGAGGGAGTCATGGATGAATGTCTCCAGGCCGGCCTTGCCCTGCCCCATGCCGGCCCCACCGTGCAGCTCCACCGCCAGGCTCAGGCACCCCACAATGGCAATGGCAGGGGCACCCCGCACCTGGGAGACAGGGGGCACTGTCAGGGTGGAGTGGGAACCtttcgggggtggggtggagagatcCTGCAGGGGAGGAGCTGCCACCCCAGGTCCGAGCAATAGTCCAGCGAGGCCTGTCCCCAGGGCAGCCCCGACCCGGTCCCCACCCCATGTCTCCATGCCCAtatccagccctgggcccccctctCCACGCCTCTAtgcccagccctgcacctcccatCGCTCCCTCATATCCAGCCCAGACCCGGTCCCCACCCCATGTCTCCATGCCCATatccagccctggccccccctcTCCACGCCTCTGtgcccagccccgcacccccccatTGCTCCCTCATATCCAGCCCTGACCCTGTGCCCTCCTCTCCACACCTCCAtacccagccctgcacccccatcgcTCCCTCATATCCAGCCCTGACCCTGTGCCCCCCTCTCCATGCCTCTatgcccagccctgcaccccccacccctccatacccagccctgcaccccccatcgcTCCCTCATATCCAGCCCAGACCCAGTCCCCACCCCATGTCTCCATGCCCAtatccagccctgggcccccctctCCACGTCTCTAtgcccagccccgcaccccccccaTCGCTCCCTCATATCCAGCCCTGACCCTGTACCCCCCTCTCCACACCTCTatgcccagccctgcaccccccatcgcTCCCTCATATCCAGCCCAGACCCGGTCCCCACCCCATGTCTCCATGCCCAtatccagccctgggcccccctctCCACGCCTCTAtgcccagccccgcaccccccccaTCGCTCCCTCATATCCAGCCCTGACCCTGTACCCCCCTCTCCACACCTCCATACCCAGCCCTGCACCCGCCACCCCTCCAtacccagccctgcaccccccatatCCAGCCCTGACCCTGTACCCCCCTGCTCCACACCCACCCACTGCCCCCTTCCGTGCCCTGCCGCAGCTCGCCGCTGCTGAGCGCCCCTGTCTCCCCGGGGTGCCGCCCCACCTGCATGGCGCGGATGGCCTCCCAGCCCTGGCGCACGCTGCCGATCTCCGCGTAGCAGCtgcgctggggcagcagcagctggttcAGGACGCGCAGGGAGCCGCGGCGGTAGCGCAGCGCCTCCAGGCTCATGGCCCCGCCGGGAGGGACTCGGGCTCCGGGCGCTGCCAGCCCGGGACGGCGctgggccacggggctccgcCGAGGGGCTGGCTGGGTCCTAGCGCCGCCGCGTCccgggctgggctctgcccctgtGAAACCGGGATTAGAACCCGGCAGCGGGACCAGCGTAAGACCCCACGTGTCCGGCCAGcccctgccctaaccactagacccccctgagctagggggagaacccaggagtcctggctcccgcccccccccacgctaaccactagacccccctgagctagggggagaacccaggagtcctggctcccagccccctgccctaaccactagacccccctgagctagggggagaacccaggagtcctggctcccagccccccacactaaccactagaccccactgccctcccggagccagggagagaacccaggcatcctggctcccagccccccccccccactaaccactagaccccactgccctccctgagctagggggagaacccaggcccctgctctaaccactagatcccccCGCACTCCCacagctagggagagaacccaggcatcctggctcccaactcaggtgaccagacagcaaatgtgaaaaatcaggatggaggtggggggtaatagaaacctatataagaaaaaagaccccaaaatcgggactgtccctataaaatcgggacatctggtcaccctactcccagcccccctgttctaaccactagataccactctcctcccagagctagggagagaacccagcagtcctgagcagccccggctctaaccactagactccactacCCTCCCAGAgttagggatagaacccaggcatcctagcACAGCCACAGTAACCACTAGACCcgcctgccctcccagagctagggttgccaacactcCAGGATTGTCCTGTAGTTTCCAGGAactaaaaattaatctttaattaaagattagttcatatgatgaaacctccaggaatacatccaacccaaACTGACAACCCTAGATAGAAGCCAAGAGCTGACCTctcccccactgctctccccgagctggggatagaacccaggggtcctgactcccgACCCCAATCCACTGACCATGCTGCCTCTAGAACCTAGCGGACATAAGactggccacactgggtcagaccaatgctccatcgAGCTCAGGATCCCCCGACAGTGGCTGGAGCCACAGatggaacgaacagaacagggtaattattgaGTGAGCCagcctgtcgtccagtcccagcttctgacaatcagaacacccagagcatggggctgtgtccctgcccaccttggccaatagccactgaggacctaccctccatgaacgtatctagttctttttggatcccagttatacttttggccttcacatatcacatggcaaggagttccacaggttgactgtgtattgagTGACAAAAGCAAAGccttaggtttgttttaaactttttgCCAATggatttcactgggtgaccccccGTTCTTGAGTTAGGTGTagaggtaaataatacttccttagtCACATTCTCCACCCCACTCATGATTCTGCAGACCTTTTCTAtcaccattcccccccccccccccatccccgctgTTATAAAAGGTGCCTTCTAAAGTGTATTCCCTTTCCCAGATAGGAATAATTACACTGGAATAACACTGTCaaccccgggggagggggcggtgtaCCAGTTTTAACTAGCCCAGTGTCGTTAAAAGTTGGTACAATCTGTGTGTgtttggaccaggccttagtctcatTGAACATCGACAGGGCGAGTTCTACCGTTTTAATGATCTCAGTAGAGAAATGGCAGTCCTGGCAGACAGTCCCATAAACCAGACCCGAGGGGCTAGGTCAGTTCTGAAAACGGGACGTAGGTTCTCCCGTGTTTGAAAATGTCCCCTGTAGACAAGTCCCTTGGCAGCCCTGCCTTTAGCAGGTTTAACATAGCAGCAGCTTGCGAGGGTTTCCATTTCAGTGATGCCCTTCCCTGCGCAGTCCCGGCTAACTGGTTTCCTCTCCTGCCGTTCTTCAGTCTTGTTGCTATGAAGCAGGAGAGACACGAAGGTTCATCACAACCAGCCGGGTGTGTGCGGTCAGCGAACCATACGGTTAATCAGCTGGGGCCAGCGTTTAATGGAGGCTTATTTTCGTCTGTCCTTTCCTATGTACAGAGGACTAATGGAGCAGATACAGGGGacgaggggaggggcagatgtgAATCCACACTAGAGGAGGCTGCCTGCGATCCTGGGGGGAGGAATCTCATATacagggggtacaggctctgccTTTCCAGAGTCACACCAGGAAGGGTATCAACAGCGCTGATACGGGGTGTTTGAAGGCCTGTCTCGCTGGGAGCGCTGTGGAGAAGGCAGGATCACCGCTGTGGCTTGGAGGAGCAGGAGTTCTTGCTGGGTCTATGGCTTAGAGTCATTGAAACAATGCGGGCCCCCTAAGTCCAGCCCTACGGGGGGTGGGTGTGTGTCAGTCCACTTCAGAATCAGAGCTGGAGTTCGAATAGTCTGCCACGAGAGAGGAGCTGAGGCTGGcggagcaggaggtgctggcagTGCCCTCCGCAGGGAGGACGTCGCCGTTGGCCACGGGGGAGCTCTGCTGGGGCGTCCCATGGGCTGCGCTGTCGCGGCTCTGCCCGCCAGTTTGTGCCCCGTGCTCCATGCTCTCTCCCGGGCTGCGCAGGCTCTCGGGCCCCTCCCTGGATTTGCGGCGCACAATGCCCAAGTGGCCAATTGTGATGTGTGAGCCGCCAGTGAGCGCCTTCGGGGGCACGGCTTTCCCGGCGAGCCCCAGCTTCTTAAGCGTGTCGGTGGCTTTGCCAGCTGGAGCCTGAGCCGGGGGGAACCAGGAGCGGCCAGAGATCTCTGTTCGCTTCAGCTTCTGTTTGTCCTCATAAGctggaaggagagggaggggcagcagggtagTGACGAGCAGCCACAGAGGGCACCTGAAAGCTTCAATGTCATTGGGAGCATTGGCTCAGGGCCTCTGCGCTGGGACCAGCACACGCTGATCTATGGGGCTCATAGACCCCCCGACCTGAATGCCACTCCCCTCAGAGCCCACCCCCAATCACACCTCAGTAAGCAGcaaagccaggactagaacccaggagtcctggctcccactcacccccccccccccccccaacgctgggaatagaacccaggagtcctgctctaaccactagaccctacccCTCCAAAGCcagaactagaacccaggagtcctggctcccactccctcccgcaacgctgggaatagaacccaggagtcctgctctaaccactagaccctagcCCTCcaaagccaggactagaacccaggagtccccgaTTTGTTCATCCCCAATGTAAGTCACATCTAACTGACTACTGTTGGTACGGTCAGTGGGGACCGTAACCCTACGCTGCCCACATTCCTCAGGCCAAGACAGGGCCCGGAAT encodes the following:
- the MRI1 gene encoding methylthioribose-1-phosphate isomerase, producing the protein MSLEALRYRRGSLRVLNQLLLPQRSCYAEIGSVRQGWEAIRAMQVRGAPAIAIVGCLSLAVELHGGAGMGQGKAGLETFIHDSLRYLVTARPTAVNMARAAEELGAFASQEAQREGATAESLRESVIQWAEAMLEKDLRDNRSIGEHGARHLLQASPQDKVTVLTHCNTGSLATAGYGTALGVIRSLHALGCLEHVYCTETRPYNQGARLTAYELVYEHIPATLIADSMVSVAMKEKGVSAVIVGADRVVANGDTANKVGTYQLAIAAKHHGIPFYVAAPSTSCDLSLAEGAEIVIEERPSQELTDVNGVRIAAPGIGVWNPAFDVTPHELITGGIITELGVFRPEELREALTRAEKGE